A stretch of the Macaca mulatta isolate MMU2019108-1 chromosome 16, T2T-MMU8v2.0, whole genome shotgun sequence genome encodes the following:
- the LOC144335906 gene encoding TBC1 domain family member 3G-like isoform X2: MEIAEDADSLWAQERENIIMNYEKGHRGELPEDMGPEPVGIYSSIDRFGIVHETELPPATAPEEKQMRREITRKSKWMEMLGQWETYKNSKKVIDRVYKGIPMNIRGQVWSVLLNIQEVKSKNPRTYKVMKEKGKRSSEHIHQIDVDISKTLRTHIFFRDRYGAKQRELFYILLAYSEYNPEVGYCRYLSPIAALFLLYLPEEDAFWALVQLLASERHSLQGFHSPNGGTVQGLQDHQEHVVPTSQPKTMWRLISLGLILRLWDVYLLEGEQVLMPMTSIAFKVQRKRLMKTSRSGLWARFRNLFFYTWELDDDSVLKHLRASMKKLTRKQGDLPPPAKLEQGFSAPRPVPASSGRTTLCKGDRQAPPGPPARFQRPIWLVSPPWAPRSSTSCPGGAVWEDTYPVGTQDVPSPAPAQGRPQGSWRFLEWNSMPRLPTDLDIGGPWFPHYDFEQSCWVRVPSEQPEPASHSHFIFC; this comes from the exons ATGGAAATCGCAGAGGATGCAGATAGTTTGTGGGCACAGGAGCGAGAGAACATCATTATGAACTATGAGAAG GGACACCGAGGTGAGCTGCCAGAGGACATGGGGCCTGAGCCTGTTGGAATCTACAGCAGCATTGATCGCTTCGGGATTGTGCA TGAGACagagctgcctcctgccactgcTCCGGAGGAGAAG CAAATGCGGCGGGAGATAACACGAAAGAGCAAGTGGATGGAAATGCTGGGACAATGGGAGACATACAAGAACAGTAAAAAAGTaat AGATCGAGTATATAAGGGCATTCCCATGAACATCCGGGGCCAAGTGTGGTCAGTCCTGCTGAACATACAGGAAGTCAAGTCGAAAAACCCCAGAACATACAAG GTCATGAAGGAGAAGGGCAAGAGGTCATCTGAACACATCCACCAGATCGACGTGGACATAAGCAAGACACTAAGGACTCACATCTTCTTCAGGGATCGATACGGAGCGAA gcAGCGGGAACTATTCTACATCCTCCTGGCATATTCAGAGTATAACCCG GAGGTGGGCTACTGCAGGTACCTGAGCCCCATCGCGGCCTTGTTTCTCCTGTATCTGCCTGAAGAGGATGCATTCTGGGCACTGGTGCAGCTGCTGGCCAGTGAGAGGCACTCCCTGCAGG GATTCCACAGCCCAAATGGCGGGACAGTCCAGGGGCTCCAAGACCATCAGGAGCATGTGGTCCCCACGTCACAACCCAAGACCATGTGGCGTCTG ATCTCTCTTGGGCTCATCCTGCGCCTGTGGGACGTGTATTTGCTGGAAGGAGAACAGGTGTTGATGCCGATGACAAGCATTGCCTTTAAAGTTCAGAGGA AGCGCCTCATGAAGACATCCAGATCTGGCCTGTGGGCACGGTTTCGGAACCTGTTCTTCTATACCTGGGAGTTGGATGATGACTCTGTGCTCAAGCATCTTAGGGCCTCTATGAAGAAACTAACAAGGAAGCAAGGGGACCTGCCACCCCCAG CCAAACTGGAGCAAGGGTTCTCGGCACCTAGGCCTGTGCCGGCTTCAAGTGGCAGGACGACCCTCTGCAAGGGGGACAGGcaggcccctccaggcccaccaGCCCGGTTCCAGCGGCCCATTTGGTTAGTTTCCCCACCGTGGGCACCTCGTTCTTCCACATCCTGTCCTGGTGGAGCTGTCTGGGAAGACACCTACCCTGTGGGCACTCAGGATGTGCCCAGCCCGGCCCCGGCTCAGGGAAGACCTCAGGGTTCCTGGAGATTCCTGGAGTGGAACTCGATGCCCCGGCTCCCGACAGACTTGGATATAGGGGGCCCTTGGTTCCCCCATTATGATTTCGAACAGAGCTGCTGGGTCCGCGTCCCTTCTGAACAACCCGAGCCAGCTTcacattctcattttattttttgttaa
- the LOC144335906 gene encoding TBC1 domain family member 3G-like isoform X1: MEIAEDADSLWAQERENIIMNYEKGHRGELPEDMGPEPVGIYSSIDRFGIVHETELPPATAPEEKQMRREITRKSKWMEMLGQWETYKNSKKVIDRVYKGIPMNIRGQVWSVLLNIQEVKSKNPRTYKVMKEKGKRSSEHIHQIDVDISKTLRTHIFFRDRYGAKQRELFYILLAYSEYNPEVGYCRYLSPIAALFLLYLPEEDAFWALVQLLASERHSLQGFHSPNGGTVQGLQDHQEHVVPTSQPKTMWRLHLCSSHQDKEGLCAQGSSLGWLLQMLNDGISLGLILRLWDVYLLEGEQVLMPMTSIAFKVQRKRLMKTSRSGLWARFRNLFFYTWELDDDSVLKHLRASMKKLTRKQGDLPPPAKLEQGFSAPRPVPASSGRTTLCKGDRQAPPGPPARFQRPIWLVSPPWAPRSSTSCPGGAVWEDTYPVGTQDVPSPAPAQGRPQGSWRFLEWNSMPRLPTDLDIGGPWFPHYDFEQSCWVRVPSEQPEPASHSHFIFC; the protein is encoded by the exons ATGGAAATCGCAGAGGATGCAGATAGTTTGTGGGCACAGGAGCGAGAGAACATCATTATGAACTATGAGAAG GGACACCGAGGTGAGCTGCCAGAGGACATGGGGCCTGAGCCTGTTGGAATCTACAGCAGCATTGATCGCTTCGGGATTGTGCA TGAGACagagctgcctcctgccactgcTCCGGAGGAGAAG CAAATGCGGCGGGAGATAACACGAAAGAGCAAGTGGATGGAAATGCTGGGACAATGGGAGACATACAAGAACAGTAAAAAAGTaat AGATCGAGTATATAAGGGCATTCCCATGAACATCCGGGGCCAAGTGTGGTCAGTCCTGCTGAACATACAGGAAGTCAAGTCGAAAAACCCCAGAACATACAAG GTCATGAAGGAGAAGGGCAAGAGGTCATCTGAACACATCCACCAGATCGACGTGGACATAAGCAAGACACTAAGGACTCACATCTTCTTCAGGGATCGATACGGAGCGAA gcAGCGGGAACTATTCTACATCCTCCTGGCATATTCAGAGTATAACCCG GAGGTGGGCTACTGCAGGTACCTGAGCCCCATCGCGGCCTTGTTTCTCCTGTATCTGCCTGAAGAGGATGCATTCTGGGCACTGGTGCAGCTGCTGGCCAGTGAGAGGCACTCCCTGCAGG GATTCCACAGCCCAAATGGCGGGACAGTCCAGGGGCTCCAAGACCATCAGGAGCATGTGGTCCCCACGTCACAACCCAAGACCATGTGGCGTCTG CACCTCTGTTCCTCCCATCAGGACAAGGAAGGTCTTTGCGCGCAGGGTTCCTCGTTAGGCTGGCTTCTCCAGATGTTGAATGACGGG ATCTCTCTTGGGCTCATCCTGCGCCTGTGGGACGTGTATTTGCTGGAAGGAGAACAGGTGTTGATGCCGATGACAAGCATTGCCTTTAAAGTTCAGAGGA AGCGCCTCATGAAGACATCCAGATCTGGCCTGTGGGCACGGTTTCGGAACCTGTTCTTCTATACCTGGGAGTTGGATGATGACTCTGTGCTCAAGCATCTTAGGGCCTCTATGAAGAAACTAACAAGGAAGCAAGGGGACCTGCCACCCCCAG CCAAACTGGAGCAAGGGTTCTCGGCACCTAGGCCTGTGCCGGCTTCAAGTGGCAGGACGACCCTCTGCAAGGGGGACAGGcaggcccctccaggcccaccaGCCCGGTTCCAGCGGCCCATTTGGTTAGTTTCCCCACCGTGGGCACCTCGTTCTTCCACATCCTGTCCTGGTGGAGCTGTCTGGGAAGACACCTACCCTGTGGGCACTCAGGATGTGCCCAGCCCGGCCCCGGCTCAGGGAAGACCTCAGGGTTCCTGGAGATTCCTGGAGTGGAACTCGATGCCCCGGCTCCCGACAGACTTGGATATAGGGGGCCCTTGGTTCCCCCATTATGATTTCGAACAGAGCTGCTGGGTCCGCGTCCCTTCTGAACAACCCGAGCCAGCTTcacattctcattttattttttgttaa